In the Angustibacter sp. Root456 genome, AGCGCCGCGCGGAAGCCCTCCTCGTGCGTGCCGCCCTCGTGGGTGTTGATGGTGTTCGCGTACGTGTGGACGCTGTCGGAGTAGGCGCCCGTCCACTGCATCGCGATCTCGACCGACAGCCGGCGCTCGGTGTCCTCGGCCTCGAAGTCGATGACGTCGGCGTGCACGACCTCGGCGCGCTTGCTGCTGTTGAGGTGCTTGACGTAGTCGACCAGGCCGCCGTCGTAGCGGTACTCCACGTGGCGCGGCTCGTGGTCCTGGCCCTCCTCGAGCTCGGTCGCCTCCGCACCCGCCTCCTGGGGGCGCTCGTCGGTGAGCGTGATGGTCAGGCCCTTGTTGAGGAACGCGTACTGCTGGAACCGCGTGCGCAGCGTCTCGTAGTCGAACTCGATGGTCTCGAAGATGTCGGGGTTGGGCCAGAACGTCACGGACGTGCCCGTGCGGTCGGTGGACTCGCCCTGCTCCAGCGGCGCCTGGGGGACGCCGTCGACGTAGCTCTGCCGGAACACGTGGCCACGCTGGCTCACCGCGACGTCCAGGCGGCGCGACAGCGCGTTGACCACCGAGATGCCGACGCCGTGCAGACCGCCGGACACGGCGTAGCCCGCGCCACCGAACTTGCCGCCCGCGTGCAGCACGGTCAGCACGACCTCGACGGCGGGCCGCCCCTCGCCCGGCATGATGTCGGTGGGGATGCCGCGGCCGTCGTCGATGACCCGCACGCCGCCGTCGGCCTGCAGCGTCACGTCGATGCGGGTGGCGTAGCCGGCGAGCGCCTCGTCGACCGAGTTGTCGACGACCTCGTACACCAGGTGGTGCAGGCCACGCGGGCCGGTCGAGCCGATGTACATGCCCGGGCGCTTGCGCACGGCTTCGAGACCCTCGAGCACCGTGATCGCGCTCGCGTCGTACGTCGACCCCTCAGAGGCCAGGCTCGGCGCCTCGCGGTCGGTGTCGAGCGGCACGAGGTCTTCGCGGTCGATCGGGGTGCCCTCGGGCTCGGGCGAAGCAGCAGCAGACGTGGCATCCGACACGAGGTCGTGCTCCCTCAGGGTCAGCCCGGCCGGTGCAGGCACACGTCGGACCCAGGCTGAGAGCGGGGACGCGGGCGCCATCACGGTCGGAGGCGGTTGTTCGGCTGTCATCCTACCCCGCAGCGGCCGCCAGCGGCGCTCCTGAGGGCCGTGTTGTGGGCTTGCAACGGCCGCTAGGGCGCCATGTCGTGGGGGAGGACGACTCCCCCCACGTCCTGCGGGGGTTCAGCGAGCCCAGACGGCCGCTGCGTCGCTCGGCCCTGCTGACGCCGTCCACCACCGGCGAAGCCGGCGAGATTCGTGCGGCGACGACGCGATCCACAGCCTGTGGACAACAGATGTGGACCATCCGGGCACCGGTGCCGCCACGGGTCTACCCGTAGGTGTCGCGGGGCCCCCGTCCGCGCACCGTGCGCGAGCCGCGCCGCCAGGTCGGCGCCGTCGGGCCCTTCACCTGCAGCTGCTCGACCACGCCCTCGCCCAGCTCCTCCGCCAGCCGGCGCAGCACCGTCGGCACCAGCAGGCGCACCTGCGTCGCCCACGCCGTGGAGTCGGCTCGCACCACCAGCACGCCGTCGTGGAAGGACTCGGGCGTGCAGTGCTCAGCCAGCTGCGCGCCGACGACGCTGCCCCACCGACCCATCACGCCACCGACGGCCACGTCGACGTCCCAGCCGCGGTCGGCGACCAGCCGCTGGATGCCCGCCCCGAACAACTGGGGATCGCGGTCGTCCGACCGCGCGCTCGAGCGCGACTCGCCGGCCACGCGCGGACGACGTCGGGCCGCCATCCCCGGCCGCAGCCCGCGCGCCGCCGCGGCCGCCCGCGCTCGCGCCACCGCCTCGCGGGCCGCGATCGTCGCGCGCTCGACCTCGTCGGTCAGGTCGTGCGGGCTCGGCTCGACCGGCAGGTCCGCAGGTCGGGGGAGCTCGCCGTCATCGGACACGGCTGACCTCGCCCGCCATGACGTCGACCCGAGCCCCCTGCAGCGCCTCGGGGACGTCGTCCGGCACGGCCGCGGTCACCAGCACCTGCTCGGCGTCGACGATGAGCTCCGCCAGGCGGTCACGGCGCCCGGAGTCGAGCTCGGCGAAGACGTCGTCGAGGATCAGCACCGGGTCGCCGCCGCCCTCGTGGCGCAGCAGCTCGTACGACGCGAGCCGCAGCGCGAGCGCGTACGACCACGACTCGCCGTGGCTGGCGTAGCCCTTGGCCGGCAGGGCCCCGAGCGCGAGCTGCAGGTCGTCGCGGTGGGGCCCCACCAGGCACACGCCCCGCTCGAGCTCAGTGGCGCGCATCCGGCTCGTCGCCTCGAGCAGCCGCGCCTGCAACAGCTCGCGGCCCCACCCGGGAGCGTCGACGACCTCAGCGAGCAGCTCGTCACCGAGGCTCGACCGGTAGGTGAAGGTGGCCTCGCCCTGACCGCGCGACACCTGCTCGTACGCCCGCCGCACCGGGTCGGCCAGCTCGCCCACCAGGCGCAGCCGGCCGGCGAGCAGCTCAGCACCGGCCGTGGCCAGGTGCTGGTCCCACACGTCGAGCGTGCGCACGTCGCCCTGGCCCCGCCGGATCGCCGACCCCGCCGACTTCAGCAGGGCGCTGCGCTGACGGACGACGCGCTCGTAGTCCTGTCGCACGCCGGCGTAGCGCGGTGCCCGGGCGACGAGCAGGTCGTCGAGGAACCGTCGTCGCTCACCGGGGTCGCCCTTGACCAGCGCGAGGTCCTCCGGCGCGAACAGCACGGTGCGCAACAGGCCGAGCACCTCTCGCGCGCGCGGCACCGGAGACCGGTTGATGCGCGCGCGGTTCGCCTTGCCCGGGGTGATCTCGATCTCGACCAGCGTCGGGCGCTCGTCGCGCACGACGGAGGCTCGCACGATGGCCCGCGGTGCACCGGCACGCACGAGGGGAGCGTCCTGCGCGACCCGGTGGCTGCCGAGCGTGGCGACGTACCCGACGGCCTCGACCAGGTTGGTCTTGCCCTGCCCGTTGGGTCCGATGAGGGCCGTCACACCGGGGTCGAGCGCGAGCTCGGCCGCGGGGTAGCTGCGGAAGTCGGTCAGCGACAGGTGCGCGACGTGCACGGCGCGTTCGTCAGGGTCGGGTCGTCACTGGGCGTCAGCGGGTCATCGTGCGGTCAGCCGGCGTCCGACTGCGACGGCGAACCGGGGGCCGACGGGCCCTCCTCGACCGCCTTGACGGCGTGCCCGCCGAACTGGTTGCGCAGTGCCGCCACGGCCTTCATCGCGGGGGAGTCGTCCTGGCGCGAGACGAAGCGGGCGAACAGCGCCGAGGAGATGACCGGCATGGGGACGGCGTTCTCCACACCCTCCTGCACGGTCCACCGGCCCTCGCCGGTGTCGTCGACGTAGCCGCGGATGCGGTCGAGTTCCGGGTCGTCCTCGAGGGCGCGCACCATGAGGTCGAGCAGCCACGACCGGACGACGGTGCCGCGGCTCCACGCCTTGAACGCACCCGGCACGTTGGTGACGAGATCCTTCTTGGCCAGCAGCTCGTAGCCCTCGGCGTACGCCTGCATCAGGCCGTACTCGATGCCGTTGTGCACCATCTTCGTGTAGTGCCCGGCGCCGACCTCTCCGGCGTGGACGAAGCCCTCCTCGCGCGGGCCCTCGGGGCGCAGCGCGTCGAAGACCGGCATAGCCCGCTCGACGTTCTCGGCGCTGCCGCCGCACATCAGGCCGTAGCCGTTGTCCTTGCCCCAGACGCCACCGGACACGCCGCAGTCGACGAAGCCGATGCCGCGCTCGTGCAGGTGCGCGGCATTCTGGGCGTCGTCGAGCCACTTGGAGTTGCCACCGTCGATGACGAGGTCGCCCTCGCGGAGCAGATCGCCCAGGTCGGCGATGGTCTGGCGGGTGATCTCACCGGACGGCACCATGACCCACACCAGGCGAGGCGCCTCGAGCGCGGCGACCATCGCCTCGAGCGACTCGACGTCGCTGACGTCGGGGTTTCGGTCGTAGCCGACGACCTCGATGCCGCCCGCGCGCAGGCGCTCGCGCATGTTGCCGCCCATCTTGCCCAGGCCGACCAGACCGATCTTCATCTGCGCTCCTTGCTGTGTTGGCGCCGTCCTCGAGGGGCGGGTCGCGTCGATACCGCGCTGAGCTGCCGCGCGTCGTTACCGCACGTCGACCTTACGAGGAGCTAGCCCGCGAGGCGCACCGGCATCAGCACGTACTGGAAGCTGTCGTCCGGTGCGGCGTCGGGCTCGCCCTGGCCGGTGAGCAGCGCCGGCTTCGTGGGCTGGGTGAACGCGAAACGCGCCCACTGCTGGTGCAGGGCTCCGAGCCCGTCGAGCAGGTACTGCGGGTTGAAGGCGATCTCGAGCTCCTCGCCTTCGAGCAGGGCGTCGAGCTGCTCGCTGGCCTGGGCGTCGTCGCCCTGGCCGGCCTCGATGACCACCGCCCCGGGGGAGAAGCGCAGCCGCACCGGCGTGTTGCGCTCGGCGACCAGGGCCACGCGCTTGACCGCCTCGACCAGCGTCGCGGTCTCGATCACCGCGGTGACCTCGCTGGTCGTGGGGAAGATCGAGCTGACCTTCGGGTACTCACCGTCGAGCAGCCGCGAGGTCGTGCGCCGCGAGCCGGCCTGGAAGCCGATCAGGCCGTCGCCTTGACCGGTGCGGCCGAGCGCGAGCTCGACGCTCGCGCCGGATCCGAGGGCCCGCGCGGTGTCGGCGAGGGTGCGCGCCGGCACCAGCGCGACGGCGGAGGCGTCGGTGCCCTCGGGCGACCACTCCAGGGTGCGCATGGCCAGCCGGTACCGGTCGGTGGCCAGCAGCGTGATCTTCGAGCCGTCGATCTCGACCCGGACGCCGGTGAGGATGGGCAGCGTGTCGTCACGACCGGCCGCGGTGGTGACCTGAGCGACAGCCAGGGTGAAGACGTCACCGGCGACGGTGCCGGACGACTCCGGCATGGGCGGCAGCGCCGGGTAGTCCTCGACCGGCATGGTCAGCAGGGTGAACCGCGACGAACCACAGGTGACCGAGACCTTGGAGTCCTGGGTGACCACGTCGACGGGCTGTGCCGGCAGGTTGCGGGAGATGTCTGCGAGCAGGCGCCCGGACACCAGCACCGTGCCGGACTCGCTGACGTCGGCCGCGACCGTGACCTGCGCGCTCACCTCGTAGTCGAACGCCGACAGCACGAGCGTGCCGTCGTCGTTGGCCTGCAGCAGGACGCCCGCGAGCACGGGCACCGGCGGTCGGGTCGGCAGACCTCGTGCTGCCCAGGTCACCGCTTCGGCGAGGACGTCGCGCTCAACGCGGAACTTCACCGGCCACCGATCCTCTCCACGCATCGTGCGTCGACCACGTGACGTGCTGCCACGCGTGGAGCGACCCTATCCGGCAGCAGTGACAGGGGGAACCGCGAGGGCCCGTCAGTGCCCTGGTGGCGCGCTCGTCCCCAGATCGGCCCGTCCCAGCTGTTCGTGGGGATTCTTCGTCCTAGAGATATCTCATCATCGTCTTAGCACGTGTGGATGCTGTGGATCAGGGCCCGTTCGTGCAGTTCAGCGCGGCATTTGGGCTGTTGACGAGCTGTGGAGGGCGCGGTCGTCGACCGGGGACGCGATGTGCACGCAGCGACGCCGTCCGCAGGCCGTCCACCGATATCCACAGGCCGTCCACGGTGCGTCCACGGGGTCATCCACGGAGTCATCCATGTCATCCCCGGGTCATCCACGTCATCCGCGGGCCTTCCCCGGCGATCCGCAGCCCTCTGCGCGCCGGCCGGGTGACGAGTTCACAATCTGTGAAGGAACAGCGTGTGAACGGGGTCACAAGGCATCCACAGATCCACAGGGTTTCCCACAATGTGTGGAGAAACGGCCTGTGGATGACGTGTGGATCCACTGCGGCTGCCCGGTGGGGAACTACAGAACGTGATGTAGCCGACGCGGTCAGCGACTCTGCTGCTTGATCCGGTTCGTGAGCTCGGTGACCTGGTTGTAGATGCTGCGACGCTCGGCCATGAGCTGGCGGATCTTGCGCTCAGCGTGCATGACCGTGGTGTGGTCGCGGTTGCCGAACTGCTGACCGATCTTCGGCAGCGACAGGTCGGTGAGCTCGCGGCACAGGTACATCGCGATCTGGCGGGCGTTGACGAGCACGCGCGAACGCGACGAACCCTGCAGGTCGTCGATCGTGAGGCCGAAGTAGCTCGCCGTCTGCCCGATGATGACCGCCGAGGTGATCTCGGGGCTGCCGTCGCTGGGGATGAGGTCCTTGAGCACGATCTCGGCCAGGGCCAGGTCGACCGGCTGCCGGTTGAGGCTGGCGAAGGCGGTGACCCGGATGAGCGCGCCCTCGAGCTCGCGGATGTTCGTGGAGATCCGGCTGGCGATGTACTCCATCACCTCGTCGGGTGCGGTCATCCGCTCGAGGATCGCCTTCTTGCGCAGGATGGCGATGCGGGTCTCGAGGTCCGGCGGCTGCACGTCGGTGATCAGGCCCCACTCGAACCGGCTGCGCATCCGCTCCTCGAAGCCCGACAGCTGCTTGGGCGGCAGATCCGAGGTGATCACGACCTGCTTGTTCGCGTTGTGCAGCGTGTTGAAGGTGTGGAAGAACTCCTCCTGCGTCTGCACCTTGCCCTGCAGGAACTGGATGTCGTCGATCAGCAGGATGTCGACGTCGCGGTGCCGGCGCTGGAACGCCTGGGCCTTGTCGTCGCGGATCGAGTTGATGAAGTCGTTGGTGAACTCCTCGGAGTTCACGTACCGCACGCGCACGCCGGGGTAGAGGTTGCGGGCGTAGTGCCCGATCGCGTGCAGCAGGTGCGTCTTGCCCAGACCGGACTCGCCGTAGACGAACAGCGGGTTGTAGGCCTTGGCCGGCGCCTCGGCCACGGCCACCGCGGCGGCGTGGGCGAAGCGGTTGCTCGAGCCGATGACGAAGCTGTCGAAGACGTACTTGGGGTTCAGGTGCGAGGCCGCTGCCTCGTCGGCGGCCGCACCGGACGTCGCCAGGGCCGGCCGCGGCGCCACGGGCTCGTCGAGGTCGAAGTCGTCGTCGACGGTGGCGTACCCGTTGCCGAGCGCCTCGGGCCCGGGCAACGCGTCGGCGTCGGTGCTCGCCGGGGAGTGGGTGCTGTCGCTGCCGTGCTCGACGGTGATCTCGCCCACCTGGTCGGCCGCGAGTGAGGGGTCGACGGTGACGGCGAGCAGCACCTCGCGCTCGAGCTGCGCGCCCAGCGCGTCAACCACCTGCGCACGCAGTCGCTGCTCGAGGACGTCCTTCGTGTACTCGTTCGGGACCGCGACCAGTGCGGTGGTGTCGATGAGACCCACCAGCTTGGCCAAGCGCAGGAAGGCACGCTGCTGGGCGTTGAGGCCGGCGTCACCGAGCG is a window encoding:
- a CDS encoding DUF721 domain-containing protein, with translation MSDDGELPRPADLPVEPSPHDLTDEVERATIAAREAVARARAAAAARGLRPGMAARRRPRVAGESRSSARSDDRDPQLFGAGIQRLVADRGWDVDVAVGGVMGRWGSVVGAQLAEHCTPESFHDGVLVVRADSTAWATQVRLLVPTVLRRLAEELGEGVVEQLQVKGPTAPTWRRGSRTVRGRGPRDTYG
- the recF gene encoding DNA replication/repair protein RecF, encoding MHVAHLSLTDFRSYPAAELALDPGVTALIGPNGQGKTNLVEAVGYVATLGSHRVAQDAPLVRAGAPRAIVRASVVRDERPTLVEIEITPGKANRARINRSPVPRAREVLGLLRTVLFAPEDLALVKGDPGERRRFLDDLLVARAPRYAGVRQDYERVVRQRSALLKSAGSAIRRGQGDVRTLDVWDQHLATAGAELLAGRLRLVGELADPVRRAYEQVSRGQGEATFTYRSSLGDELLAEVVDAPGWGRELLQARLLEATSRMRATELERGVCLVGPHRDDLQLALGALPAKGYASHGESWSYALALRLASYELLRHEGGGDPVLILDDVFAELDSGRRDRLAELIVDAEQVLVTAAVPDDVPEALQGARVDVMAGEVSRVR
- the gnd gene encoding phosphogluconate dehydrogenase (NAD(+)-dependent, decarboxylating) — its product is MDATRPSRTAPTQQGAQMKIGLVGLGKMGGNMRERLRAGGIEVVGYDRNPDVSDVESLEAMVAALEAPRLVWVMVPSGEITRQTIADLGDLLREGDLVIDGGNSKWLDDAQNAAHLHERGIGFVDCGVSGGVWGKDNGYGLMCGGSAENVERAMPVFDALRPEGPREEGFVHAGEVGAGHYTKMVHNGIEYGLMQAYAEGYELLAKKDLVTNVPGAFKAWSRGTVVRSWLLDLMVRALEDDPELDRIRGYVDDTGEGRWTVQEGVENAVPMPVISSALFARFVSRQDDSPAMKAVAALRNQFGGHAVKAVEEGPSAPGSPSQSDAG
- the dnaN gene encoding DNA polymerase III subunit beta encodes the protein MKFRVERDVLAEAVTWAARGLPTRPPVPVLAGVLLQANDDGTLVLSAFDYEVSAQVTVAADVSESGTVLVSGRLLADISRNLPAQPVDVVTQDSKVSVTCGSSRFTLLTMPVEDYPALPPMPESSGTVAGDVFTLAVAQVTTAAGRDDTLPILTGVRVEIDGSKITLLATDRYRLAMRTLEWSPEGTDASAVALVPARTLADTARALGSGASVELALGRTGQGDGLIGFQAGSRRTTSRLLDGEYPKVSSIFPTTSEVTAVIETATLVEAVKRVALVAERNTPVRLRFSPGAVVIEAGQGDDAQASEQLDALLEGEELEIAFNPQYLLDGLGALHQQWARFAFTQPTKPALLTGQGEPDAAPDDSFQYVLMPVRLAG
- the dnaA gene encoding chromosomal replication initiator protein DnaA, which encodes MNVWTTCVEWVAAAAPGSRRPRTRGAAQVQVSEPDLARVWQGTVAALGDAGLNAQQRAFLRLAKLVGLIDTTALVAVPNEYTKDVLEQRLRAQVVDALGAQLEREVLLAVTVDPSLAADQVGEITVEHGSDSTHSPASTDADALPGPEALGNGYATVDDDFDLDEPVAPRPALATSGAAADEAAASHLNPKYVFDSFVIGSSNRFAHAAAVAVAEAPAKAYNPLFVYGESGLGKTHLLHAIGHYARNLYPGVRVRYVNSEEFTNDFINSIRDDKAQAFQRRHRDVDILLIDDIQFLQGKVQTQEEFFHTFNTLHNANKQVVITSDLPPKQLSGFEERMRSRFEWGLITDVQPPDLETRIAILRKKAILERMTAPDEVMEYIASRISTNIRELEGALIRVTAFASLNRQPVDLALAEIVLKDLIPSDGSPEITSAVIIGQTASYFGLTIDDLQGSSRSRVLVNARQIAMYLCRELTDLSLPKIGQQFGNRDHTTVMHAERKIRQLMAERRSIYNQVTELTNRIKQQSR